One window of the Rosa rugosa chromosome 3, drRosRugo1.1, whole genome shotgun sequence genome contains the following:
- the LOC133738824 gene encoding uncharacterized protein LOC133738824 has product MALETVKEDEQVYGWREVTLSHSISGLERETGERRRGRDILIAIDHGPNSKHAFDWALIHFCRLADTIHLVHAVSSVQNEIVYEASQGLMQKLALEAFEVAMVRTNARIMEGDPGKVICKEAERIKPVAVVMGSRGRSLIQSVLQGSVSEYCVHNFKSAPVIIVPGKEVGEESLI; this is encoded by the exons ATGGCTTTGGAAACGGTGAAGGAGGACGAGCAAGTTTACGGCTGGAGAGAAGTGACGCTATCTCATTCAATCTCAGGCCTCGAGAGAGAGACCGGGGAGAGGAGGCGAGGCCGTGACATACTCATAGCCATCGATCATGGGCCCAACAGCAAGCACGCTTTCGATTGGGCCCTCATTCACTTTTGCAGGCTTGCCGACACCATCCATCTCGTCCACGCAGTTTCCA GTGTGCAAAACGAGATTGTTTATGAAGCGAGCCAGGGGCTAATGCAGAAGCTTGCTCTCGAGGCATTCGAAGTTGCTATG GTGAGGACTAATGCTCGAATTATGGAAGGGGATCCAGGTAAGGTAATTTGCAAGGAAGCAGAAAGAATAAAGCCTGTAGCTGTGGTCATGGGTAGTAGAGGCCGAAGCTTAATTCAAAG TGTACTACAGGGGAGTGTCAGTGAGTATTGCGTCCACAACTTTAAATCAGCTCCTGTTATAATTGTTCCTGgaaaag AAGTTGGAGAAGAGTCATTGATCTAG